From the genome of Zalophus californianus isolate mZalCal1 chromosome 6, mZalCal1.pri.v2, whole genome shotgun sequence, one region includes:
- the LOC113909155 gene encoding cytochrome c oxidase subunit NDUFA4-like — LLDPGPLSPPLFRQILGPAKKHMSLISLFVFIGGGGTGAAQYVLLVALFNPGVSWDKKNNPEPWNTLGLHDQYRFYSVNADYGKLKKEGPDF, encoded by the coding sequence CTCCTGGACCCGGGGCCTCTGTCGCCCCCATTGTTTCGCCAGATCCTGGGTCCGGCCAAGAAGCATATGAGCTTGATCTCCCTCTTCGTATTTATTGGAGGGGGAGGTACTGGAGCAGCGCAGTATGTGTTGCTCGTGGCATTGTTCAATCCAGGTGTCAGTTGGGATAAGAAAAATAACCCAGAACCCTGGAACACACTGGGTCTCCATGACCAATACAGGTTTTACTCGGTGAATGCAGATTACGGCAAACTGAAGAAAGAAGGTCCAGACTTCTAA